One genomic segment of Nonomuraea coxensis DSM 45129 includes these proteins:
- a CDS encoding cation diffusion facilitator family transporter: protein MGAGHGHGHAAGRHRWRLALAFALISCFFVVELVYGLLSGSLALMSDAGHMAADVVTLGAALVATRIATRPDTTGRRSYGSYRAEVFASLLAVVLMLGVAVYVVAEAIGRIGGPAEVSSGPMLVVGGIGLAVNLVALALLRSGARESLNVKGAYLEVVADTAGSVGVIVAGWLIAATGQVFWDTLVALAIGVFVAVRAFSLGREVFAVLGQHVPEGLDAAAVAADLAAIEGVRDVHDLHLWTLTSGMNVATAHLVTADQNDHHAVLDQARDLLRRRHGVAHATLQVEPHDHTGCDEIGW, encoded by the coding sequence ATGGGCGCGGGACACGGCCACGGGCACGCGGCCGGGCGGCACCGCTGGCGGCTGGCGCTCGCGTTCGCCCTGATCAGCTGCTTCTTCGTGGTCGAGCTGGTCTACGGGCTGCTCTCCGGCTCGCTGGCCCTCATGTCGGACGCCGGGCACATGGCCGCCGACGTGGTCACGCTCGGCGCGGCCCTGGTCGCCACCCGCATCGCCACCCGCCCCGACACCACCGGCCGGCGCAGCTACGGCTCCTACCGGGCCGAGGTGTTCGCCTCGCTGCTGGCCGTCGTGCTCATGCTGGGCGTCGCGGTCTACGTGGTCGCCGAGGCGATCGGCCGCATCGGCGGCCCCGCCGAGGTCTCCTCCGGGCCGATGCTCGTCGTCGGCGGGATCGGCCTGGCGGTCAACCTGGTCGCGCTGGCCCTGCTGCGCTCCGGCGCGCGCGAGAGCCTCAACGTCAAGGGCGCCTACCTGGAGGTGGTCGCCGACACCGCCGGCTCCGTCGGCGTCATCGTCGCCGGCTGGCTCATCGCCGCGACCGGCCAGGTGTTCTGGGACACGCTGGTCGCCCTGGCCATCGGCGTCTTCGTCGCGGTGCGCGCCTTCTCGCTCGGCCGCGAGGTCTTCGCCGTGCTCGGGCAGCACGTGCCCGAAGGGCTCGACGCCGCCGCCGTCGCCGCCGACCTCGCCGCCATCGAGGGCGTGCGCGACGTCCACGACCTGCACCTGTGGACGCTCACCTCCGGCATGAACGTCGCCACCGCCCACCTCGTCACGGCCGACCAGAACGACCACCACGCGGTGCTCGACCAGGCCCGCGACCTGCTCCGCCGGCGTCACGGCGTCGCCCACGCCACGTTGCAGGTGGAGCCGCACGACCACACCGGCTGCGACGAGATCGGCTGGTGA
- a CDS encoding LysE family translocator produces MTIGSSLWSFALVVGVLTLTPGLDTALILRTAALGRRRGAWGVVLGIQAGTLAWGALTSLGVTALLTASHLAYEALRWAGAAYLVWMGARMLIGTFRRDAADHTEDTVEDTVEDTVEDTVARGFRRGLTTNLLNPKVGAFYVAVLPQFIPAGANHLAMGVLLASVHVALGLVWSTALVAFARGLGNRLRTARARRLLDRSAGTVIAAFGVRLALGD; encoded by the coding sequence GTGACGATCGGCAGCTCCCTGTGGTCCTTCGCGCTCGTCGTCGGGGTGCTCACCCTCACCCCGGGCCTCGACACCGCGCTGATCCTGCGGACCGCGGCCCTCGGGCGGCGCCGGGGCGCGTGGGGCGTGGTCCTGGGCATCCAGGCGGGCACGCTGGCGTGGGGCGCGCTCACCTCGCTCGGCGTGACGGCCCTGCTCACCGCCTCGCACCTCGCGTACGAGGCGCTGCGCTGGGCGGGGGCGGCGTACCTGGTGTGGATGGGCGCCCGGATGCTGATCGGCACGTTCCGGCGGGACGCGGCCGACCACACGGAGGACACCGTGGAGGACACCGTGGAGGACACGGTGGAGGACACGGTGGCCCGCGGTTTCCGGCGGGGGCTGACGACGAACCTGCTCAACCCGAAGGTCGGCGCGTTCTACGTCGCCGTGCTGCCGCAGTTCATCCCGGCGGGCGCGAACCACCTGGCGATGGGGGTGCTGCTCGCCTCGGTGCACGTCGCGCTCGGGCTGGTCTGGTCCACGGCGCTGGTGGCCTTCGCGCGGGGCCTGGGGAACCGGCTCCGTACGGCCCGCGCCAGGCGGCTGCTGGACCGAAGCGCCGGCACGGTGATCGCCGCCTTCGGCGTCCGGCTCGCGCTGGGCGACTGA
- a CDS encoding cytochrome P450 produces MDAARPPGPRGHWLLGNVADYERDRVSFLRRGHREHGDVLSFDDRIVFTVDPRLAHQVLKATNRDYVTEPAPFAGGAVPREAGEEIRPWMRARRVLRPALTGDAAACLDARTVAILDDVLDGTAGRSADVLPLMLGFTGRAVAELCLGPDAAGVPGLLAEVYAALLPFENAGYQLPPWLPSARRRRFVRVHRRVAGVLAGLVAARRGTAAGSPPDLLDVLLAARPAMGDGEVVSTLWSVLIGGHGVPAAALTSLVRDLALHPALATALAAEAGAPRGAGPRSGAGALRGGGVVRALLPVAEAVVKETLRLTPPAWTMSRIACVPVALGPWRLRPGDEVLSTPYLIHRDPRWWPRAEEFDPSRWRDARPAAGTYLPFGAGPRYCLGSVVALRQLTLAASRIAQRFDVHAPAAASAEPAFCGRLAPAGLRAEFRPRAHAAR; encoded by the coding sequence TTGGACGCGGCACGCCCGCCAGGGCCGCGCGGCCACTGGCTCCTGGGCAACGTCGCCGACTACGAACGGGACCGCGTCTCGTTCCTGCGCCGCGGCCATCGGGAGCACGGCGACGTGCTCTCCTTCGACGACCGGATCGTCTTCACCGTCGACCCACGGCTCGCCCACCAGGTGCTGAAGGCCACCAACCGCGACTACGTCACGGAGCCGGCGCCGTTCGCGGGAGGGGCGGTGCCGCGTGAGGCGGGCGAGGAGATCCGGCCGTGGATGCGGGCGCGCCGCGTCCTCCGGCCCGCGCTGACCGGCGACGCCGCCGCGTGCCTCGACGCCCGGACCGTGGCGATCCTGGACGACGTGCTCGACGGGACGGCGGGACGGTCCGCCGACGTGCTGCCGCTCATGCTCGGCTTCACCGGGCGGGCCGTGGCCGAGCTGTGCCTGGGACCGGACGCGGCGGGCGTGCCGGGGCTGCTCGCCGAGGTGTACGCGGCGCTGCTGCCGTTCGAGAACGCCGGCTACCAGCTTCCGCCCTGGCTGCCGTCGGCGCGCAGGCGCCGGTTCGTCCGCGTCCACCGCCGGGTCGCCGGCGTGCTGGCCGGGCTGGTCGCCGCCCGGCGCGGCACGGCCGCGGGGTCCCCGCCCGACCTGCTGGACGTCCTGCTCGCGGCGCGGCCCGCGATGGGCGACGGCGAGGTGGTCTCCACGCTGTGGAGCGTGCTGATCGGCGGGCACGGCGTCCCGGCCGCGGCGCTCACGTCCCTGGTACGCGACCTGGCGCTCCACCCGGCCCTCGCCACCGCCCTCGCCGCCGAAGCCGGGGCGCCGCGTGGGGCGGGGCCACGGAGCGGGGCCGGGGCGCTGCGTGGGGGCGGGGTGGTGCGGGCGCTTCTTCCGGTGGCCGAGGCGGTCGTCAAGGAGACGTTGCGGCTGACTCCCCCGGCGTGGACGATGAGCCGGATCGCCTGTGTCCCCGTCGCCCTCGGCCCGTGGCGGTTGCGGCCGGGTGACGAGGTGCTGTCCACGCCGTACCTGATCCACCGCGATCCGCGCTGGTGGCCGCGGGCGGAGGAGTTCGACCCGTCCCGGTGGCGCGACGCCCGCCCGGCCGCCGGCACGTACCTGCCGTTCGGCGCCGGGCCCCGCTACTGCCTCGGGTCTGTGGTGGCGCTGCGCCAGCTCACCCTCGCCGCCTCCCGCATCGCGCAGCGTTTCGACGTGCACGCGCCGGCCGCCGCCTCCGCCGAGCCCGCCTTCTGCGGGCGTCTCGCCCCGGCGGGCCTGCGCGCGGAGTTCCGCCCCCGCGCGCACGCGGCCCGGTGA
- a CDS encoding helix-turn-helix transcriptional regulator — translation MVSPILVGRERELARLAELIAATPGTALAPPGPAVAVVEGEAGIGKSRLVAELLNGPAVAGRRVLRGGCLQIREPFPLGPMVEALRGRAADLGEAALSPVAGALRELLPELAEVLPAAPHPLDDRAAERHRVFRGLAEVLTALGPAVLVVEDLHWADDQTVEFLTYLMSVLPGTPAGALRVVLTYRGEEAPAAVRAITARLPDVIRREHLVLPPLDAAQTRVMASAILGAEEVTAEFAEHLCARASGLPLAVQELMALLRVRGTLIRWKGGWARRALDELDVPSGVRASVQERVARLSSGAKEVAERAAVLQTPVPIDLLAPGEAGAIDEVLGSGLLTDAGGLIGFRHVLAAQAVHDAIPAGRRRALHAEAADAVRGLRPVPLGRLAHHLRHAGRTGQWADAAVEAAEQAARLGDDAEAARLLTDVLSETDPPAPRRAELTVRLGWAALELLRPPPVAALITAALEQRDVPRPIRGTLRLLLALHLERTRTDEASIGEAFAAAAEDLTARPGEPGRPGLAAWAMVGVGRPPSPVPLDEAMAWLERALATLPAVDDPAMRMLVLGKIAMIFVVIGDPRWAGLAEDLLRETGGRRLLRREVNAYRSIGGAALFSGHHRAGRRLVTTAIEDGAEPDLRGRLELRCVVIIAVADYLEGSWDGLAARLEELREHFGDEPHERIIVDGLGACLAALQGRPEAAPPLLLDAVAMAQTRGQFDDLVLPLAVLLRLAALRGEPEAALAAAAEAAVHWEAARLWPVAVRTLPALTQALLAAGRAGDAADTVARYAAHLAGLDAPLAGPSLGYARGLLAAAGERWAEAAAGFAAAADAFEAVPARYEAAQAHEQAAACLFALDDPTAATRLGRAVTLYGELGARWDLDRAAGLGRRWGVRPAPVPAARGGDDHVLSARQEQVARLAAEGLTNQEIARELFLSPKTVDKHVSAAMRKVGARSRTELARLLPAD, via the coding sequence GTGGTGTCCCCGATACTCGTGGGGCGGGAGCGAGAGCTCGCCCGGCTCGCCGAGCTGATCGCCGCCACACCCGGCACGGCCCTCGCGCCTCCCGGGCCCGCCGTGGCCGTGGTCGAGGGGGAGGCCGGCATCGGGAAGTCGCGGCTCGTCGCCGAGCTGCTGAACGGCCCCGCCGTGGCAGGCCGGCGGGTCCTCCGCGGGGGCTGCCTGCAGATCAGGGAGCCGTTCCCGCTGGGGCCGATGGTGGAGGCGCTGCGCGGCCGCGCCGCCGACCTCGGCGAGGCCGCCCTGTCGCCGGTCGCCGGAGCCCTGCGCGAGCTGCTGCCCGAGCTCGCCGAGGTGCTGCCGGCCGCGCCGCACCCGCTGGACGACCGGGCGGCCGAGCGGCACCGGGTCTTCCGCGGGCTCGCCGAAGTTCTGACGGCGCTCGGCCCCGCCGTCCTGGTCGTGGAGGACCTGCACTGGGCCGACGACCAGACGGTCGAGTTCCTGACCTACCTGATGTCCGTGCTGCCGGGAACGCCGGCCGGCGCGCTCCGGGTGGTCCTGACGTACCGGGGGGAGGAGGCGCCGGCCGCGGTGCGCGCCATCACCGCCCGCCTCCCCGACGTGATCCGCCGCGAGCACCTGGTGCTGCCGCCGCTCGACGCCGCCCAGACCCGGGTGATGGCCTCGGCCATCCTCGGCGCCGAGGAGGTGACGGCCGAGTTCGCCGAGCACCTGTGCGCGCGGGCGTCCGGGCTGCCGCTCGCCGTCCAGGAGCTGATGGCGCTGCTGCGCGTCCGCGGCACGCTGATCAGGTGGAAGGGCGGCTGGGCGCGGCGCGCCCTCGACGAGCTGGACGTGCCGAGCGGGGTACGCGCCTCGGTGCAGGAACGCGTCGCCCGGCTGTCCTCGGGCGCCAAGGAGGTGGCCGAGCGGGCCGCCGTGCTGCAGACGCCGGTGCCCATCGACCTGCTGGCCCCCGGCGAGGCCGGGGCGATCGACGAGGTGCTCGGCTCCGGGCTGCTCACGGACGCCGGCGGCCTGATCGGGTTCCGGCACGTGCTGGCGGCGCAGGCGGTCCACGACGCGATCCCGGCCGGTCGCCGCCGGGCGCTGCACGCCGAGGCGGCGGACGCCGTACGCGGGCTGCGTCCCGTGCCGCTGGGACGGCTGGCGCACCACCTGCGGCACGCCGGCCGCACCGGGCAGTGGGCCGACGCCGCCGTCGAGGCCGCCGAGCAGGCGGCCCGGCTGGGCGACGACGCCGAGGCCGCGCGCCTGCTGACGGACGTGCTGAGCGAGACCGACCCGCCGGCGCCCCGCCGGGCGGAGCTGACGGTCAGGCTCGGCTGGGCCGCGCTGGAGCTGCTGCGGCCCCCGCCCGTCGCCGCCCTCATCACCGCCGCCCTGGAGCAGCGGGACGTGCCCCGCCCCATCCGCGGCACGCTCCGCCTGCTGCTCGCGCTGCACCTGGAACGCACCCGGACCGACGAGGCCAGCATCGGGGAAGCCTTCGCCGCCGCCGCCGAGGACCTGACCGCCCGGCCGGGAGAGCCGGGCCGCCCCGGCCTCGCCGCCTGGGCCATGGTCGGCGTGGGGCGCCCGCCGAGCCCCGTGCCGCTCGACGAGGCCATGGCCTGGCTGGAACGCGCGCTCGCCACGCTGCCCGCCGTGGACGACCCCGCCATGCGGATGCTGGTCCTCGGCAAGATCGCGATGATCTTCGTGGTGATCGGCGATCCGCGCTGGGCCGGGCTGGCCGAGGACCTGCTGCGCGAGACCGGCGGGCGCAGGCTGCTGCGCCGCGAGGTGAACGCCTACCGCTCCATCGGCGGGGCCGCCCTCTTCTCCGGCCACCACCGCGCCGGCCGCCGCCTGGTGACGACCGCGATCGAGGACGGCGCGGAGCCCGACCTGCGCGGACGCCTCGAACTGCGGTGCGTGGTGATCATCGCCGTGGCCGACTACCTCGAAGGGTCGTGGGACGGCCTCGCGGCGCGGCTGGAGGAGCTGCGCGAGCACTTCGGCGACGAGCCGCACGAGCGGATCATCGTGGACGGGCTGGGCGCCTGCCTGGCCGCGCTCCAGGGGCGGCCGGAGGCGGCGCCGCCGTTGCTGCTCGACGCGGTCGCCATGGCCCAGACGCGGGGGCAGTTCGACGATCTCGTCCTGCCCCTGGCCGTGCTGCTGCGCCTGGCCGCGCTGCGGGGCGAGCCTGAGGCGGCGCTCGCGGCGGCGGCCGAGGCGGCCGTCCACTGGGAGGCGGCCCGCCTGTGGCCCGTGGCCGTCCGCACGCTGCCCGCGCTCACCCAGGCGCTGCTCGCGGCGGGCCGGGCCGGGGACGCGGCGGACACGGTCGCCCGGTACGCCGCCCACCTCGCCGGGCTCGACGCCCCGCTGGCCGGGCCTTCCCTCGGGTACGCCCGCGGCCTGCTCGCCGCCGCCGGGGAGCGGTGGGCGGAGGCCGCCGCCGGGTTCGCCGCGGCGGCGGACGCCTTCGAGGCGGTCCCGGCCCGTTACGAGGCCGCGCAGGCGCACGAGCAGGCCGCCGCCTGCCTGTTCGCCCTGGACGATCCCACCGCCGCCACCCGGCTCGGCCGGGCCGTCACCCTGTACGGGGAACTCGGCGCGCGCTGGGACCTGGACCGCGCGGCCGGGCTGGGCCGCCGGTGGGGGGTCCGGCCCGCGCCGGTCCCGGCGGCGCGCGGCGGGGACGACCACGTGCTGTCGGCCCGTCAGGAGCAGGTGGCCCGGCTGGCGGCGGAGGGGCTGACGAACCAGGAGATCGCGCGGGAGCTGTTCCTGTCGCCGAAGACGGTGGACAAGCACGTGAGCGCGGCGATGCGCAAGGTCGGGGCGCGGTCGCGGACGGAGCTCGCCCGGCTCCTCCCCGCCGACTGA
- a CDS encoding IclR family transcriptional regulator encodes MSAATPDDPAAETRLVGADRVLAVLAELARHPDGIGLEEMARAVTSPKPTVHRALAALRRAGFAAQHGHGRYVLGDEFLRMAFAHHEARPDHVRVAPTLKALCDRHGETVHYAVLDGVSIVYRAKLDPPAGAVRLASVVGGRNPAHCTAAGKVLLAHALPDEDAVRAWVGGRTLERRTERSIGTAGELHAELARVREQGYAADDQENEPGVNCVAVPAYLTSPTVPSGAISVSGLAYRTPLRALVDDLPAIRAIVFRERHPCT; translated from the coding sequence GTGTCCGCAGCCACCCCTGACGATCCGGCCGCCGAGACCCGGCTCGTCGGGGCCGACCGCGTGCTCGCGGTGCTCGCCGAGCTGGCCCGCCACCCCGACGGCATCGGGCTGGAGGAGATGGCGAGAGCCGTGACGAGCCCGAAGCCGACCGTGCACCGCGCGCTGGCCGCGCTGCGCAGGGCCGGGTTCGCCGCGCAGCACGGCCACGGCCGCTACGTGCTGGGCGACGAGTTCCTGCGGATGGCCTTCGCGCACCACGAGGCGCGGCCCGACCACGTCCGCGTCGCGCCGACGCTCAAGGCGCTCTGCGACCGGCACGGCGAGACCGTGCACTACGCGGTGCTCGACGGCGTCTCGATCGTCTACCGGGCCAAGCTGGACCCCCCGGCGGGGGCGGTCCGGCTGGCGTCCGTCGTGGGCGGCCGCAACCCTGCGCACTGCACCGCGGCCGGCAAGGTGCTGCTCGCCCACGCCCTGCCCGACGAGGACGCGGTCCGCGCCTGGGTGGGCGGCAGGACGCTGGAACGCCGCACCGAGCGCTCGATCGGCACGGCGGGCGAGCTGCACGCCGAGCTGGCCCGCGTCCGCGAGCAGGGCTACGCGGCCGACGACCAGGAGAACGAGCCGGGCGTCAACTGTGTCGCGGTCCCCGCCTACCTGACCTCGCCCACCGTCCCCAGCGGCGCGATCAGCGTCAGCGGCCTGGCCTACCGCACCCCGCTGCGCGCGCTGGTCGACGACCTGCCCGCCATCCGCGCCATCGTGTTCAGAGAGAGGCACCCGTGTACCTGA
- a CDS encoding fumarylacetoacetate hydrolase family protein: protein MYLMRIGAPGAERPVVRVDERHYVDVSDVTPDFDERFFAAGGPALLAGPVAAGERRAFAGERIGAPIARPHQILCIGLNYSDHAAETGQAVPAEPILFTKSPNTLVGPYDDVRIPRGSTKTDWEVELGIVVGRRTSYLNSPEEAKDAIAGYCVVNDVSERAFQMERGGQWSKGKSAETFNPAGPWLVTPDELADVRNLGMWLDVNGTRRQTGTTKTMIFDPYVIVHHLSQFMVLEPGDLINTGTPPGVGMGHDPQIWLQPGDVMELGIEGLGSQRQNVVGPR, encoded by the coding sequence GTGTACCTGATGCGCATCGGCGCTCCCGGCGCCGAGAGGCCCGTCGTCCGCGTGGACGAGCGGCACTACGTCGACGTCTCCGACGTCACCCCCGACTTCGACGAGCGGTTCTTCGCCGCGGGCGGCCCCGCCCTGCTCGCCGGGCCGGTCGCGGCCGGGGAGCGGCGCGCGTTCGCCGGTGAGCGGATCGGCGCGCCGATCGCCCGCCCGCACCAGATCCTGTGCATCGGGCTCAACTACAGCGACCACGCCGCCGAGACCGGCCAGGCGGTGCCCGCCGAGCCGATCCTGTTCACCAAGTCGCCGAACACGCTGGTCGGCCCGTACGACGACGTGCGCATCCCGCGCGGCTCCACCAAGACCGACTGGGAGGTGGAGCTGGGCATCGTCGTCGGCCGGCGCACCTCCTACCTGAATTCTCCGGAGGAGGCGAAGGACGCGATCGCCGGCTACTGCGTGGTCAACGACGTCAGCGAGCGGGCGTTCCAGATGGAGCGCGGCGGGCAGTGGAGCAAGGGCAAGTCCGCCGAGACCTTCAACCCTGCCGGGCCGTGGCTGGTCACCCCCGACGAGCTCGCCGACGTCAGGAACCTCGGCATGTGGCTCGACGTCAACGGGACGCGCCGGCAGACCGGCACCACCAAGACCATGATCTTCGACCCGTACGTCATCGTGCACCACCTGAGCCAGTTCATGGTGCTGGAGCCGGGCGACCTGATCAACACCGGCACCCCGCCGGGCGTCGGCATGGGCCACGACCCGCAGATCTGGCTCCAGCCCGGCGACGTGATGGAGCTCGGCATCGAAGGACTCGGCAGCCAGCGCCAGAACGTCGTCGGGCCACGGTAG
- a CDS encoding ArsR/SmtB family transcription factor — MNNSSDVSVSAVDGCAVKVVDADRIAAVHERMPPADDLADTADVFGLLSDTNRLKLLVALLEGELCVCDLAAVTGQSESAVSHALRLLRAHRIVAARRSGRMAYYRLADPHVRLLLDLALAHTEHTDAIHPERSGDR; from the coding sequence ATGAACAACTCTTCAGACGTGAGCGTGTCGGCCGTGGACGGCTGCGCGGTCAAGGTCGTCGACGCCGACCGCATCGCCGCGGTCCACGAGCGGATGCCGCCCGCCGACGACCTCGCCGACACGGCCGACGTCTTCGGCCTGCTGTCGGACACGAACCGGCTGAAGCTGCTCGTCGCCCTCCTGGAGGGCGAGCTGTGCGTGTGCGACCTCGCCGCCGTCACCGGGCAGAGCGAGTCCGCCGTCTCCCACGCCCTGCGGCTGCTGCGCGCCCACCGCATCGTCGCCGCCCGCCGCTCCGGCCGGATGGCCTACTACCGGCTGGCCGACCCGCACGTACGGCTGCTGCTCGACCTGGCGCTCGCCCACACCGAGCACACCGACGCCATCCACCCCGAACGCTCGGGAGACCGGTGA